The following proteins are encoded in a genomic region of Benincasa hispida cultivar B227 unplaced genomic scaffold, ASM972705v1 Contig245, whole genome shotgun sequence:
- the LOC120069105 gene encoding BTB/POZ domain-containing protein At1g03010 isoform X1 → MSNNLCPQFRFSSSNLKWVSIFESSFLVGSLWCGEFFVFFRMGVVTVAELKPSISGKRSFRPSSSIRHATEWPISDVSSDLAIEVGGSSFALHKFPLVSRSGKIRKLLLEAKDSKTSRVNLSTIPGGSEAFELTAKFCYGINVEITLSNVAMLRCASHYLEMTEEFADRNLETRTEAYLKEMVFPNISNSISVLHRCESLLSFSEEINLVNRLINAIASNACKEQLTSGLLKLDHNYPSKTALNIEPETPSDWWGKSLTMLNLDFFQRVLSAVKSKGLKQDMISKILINYAHNSLQGLVIRDHHLVKGSSLNLEMQKKQRVIVETIVSLLPTQSRKSPVPMAFLSSLLKTAITASASTSCRSDLERRMGLQLDQAILEDVLIPSITHGINHSTMYDTESVVRIFSIFLNLDEEDDEDNHLRDESEMMCDFDSPGSPKQSAILKVSKLLDNYLAEVALDTNLMPSKFIALAELLPDHARAVSDGLYRAVDIFLKVHPNIKDSERYRLCKTIDCQKLSQEACSHAAQNERLPVQMAVQVLYFEQIRLRNAMNGSHNQFFFGSTNGSQFPLRSSSGAGSGAISPRDNYASVRRENRELKLEVARMRMRLTDLEKDHVSMKQELVKSHPANKLFKSFTKKLSKLNVLFRINSIKPIGTKGSSESRFPFQKRRRHSVS, encoded by the exons ATGTCCAACAATCTCTGCCCACAATTTCGATTTTCTTCGTCTAATTTGAAATGGGTTTCCATTTTTGAGTCGAGTTTCTTAGTTGGGTCTTTGTGGTGTGGTgaattttttgtgttttttagaATGGGGGTCGTTACTGTTGCGGAGTTGAAGCCGAGCATTTCTGGGAAGAGATCGTTTCGTCCCAGTTCCAGCATTAGGCATGCGACTGAGTG GCCAATCTCTGATGTCTCCAGTGATCTTGCTATCGAAGTTGGAGGCTCTAGCTTTGCACTTCACAAG TTTCCCTTAGTTTCTCGGAGCGGAAAGATTCGAAAATTATTGTTGGAAGCGAAAGATTCAAAAACTTCAAGGGTTAACCTCTCCACTATTCCTGGTGGGTCTGAGGCATTTGAGCTGACCGCAAAGTTCTGTTATGGCATAAATGTTGAGATTACATTATCAAATGTCGCTATGCTGCGTTGTGCTTCTCATTACTTGGAGATGACTGAAGAGTTTGCAGACAGAAACTTGGAAACCAGAACTGAAGCATACCTAAAGGAGATGGTATTTCCAAATATATCGAACTCTATATCTGTCCTTCACCGCTGTGAAAGTTTATTGTCTTTCTCAGAAGAGATCAATCTGGTAAATAGACTTATCAATGCAATTGCTAGCAATGCATGCAAAGAGCAGCTGACTTCCGGCTTACTTAAGTTAGATCATAACTATCCCTCCAAAACTGCTCTTAACATCGAGCCAGAAACGCCATCAGATTGGTGGGGGAAGTCACTGACGATGCTCAATCTCGATTTCTTCCAAAGGGTTCTATCGGCGGTGAAGTCGAAAGGTTTAAAACAGGATATGATCAGCAAGATTTTAATCAACTATGCTCATAATTCTCTTCAAGGCCTTGTTATAAGAGACCATCATTTGGTGAAGGGAAGTTCTTTAAATTTGGAAATGCAAAAGAAACAGAGGGTGATCGTGGAGACAATCGTTAGCTTGTTACCGACCCAGTCCCGGAAGAGCCCAGTTCCAATGGCATTTCTTTCAAGTTTGTTGAAAACAGCAATCACTGCTTCGGCTTCAACTTCTTGTCGATCGGACTTGGAGAGACGGATGGGCTTGCAATTGGACCAAGCTATTCTTGAGGATGTTTTAATTCCTTCAATCACACATGGGATCAACCATAGCACCATGTATGATACAGAATCAGTGGTGAGGATCTTCTCCATCTTTCTAAACTTGGATGAGGAGGATGATGAAGATAATCACTTGAGAGATGAAAGTGAAATGATGTGTGATTTCGACAGTCCTGGTTCGCCTAAACAAAGCGCGATTCTGAAGGTTTCTaagttattggataattatttagCGGAAGTTGCACTCGACACAAATTTGATGCCCTCAAAGTTCATAGCATTAGCTGAATTACTGCCTGATCATGCTCGGGCAGTAAGTGACGGCTTGTACAGAGCTGTAGATATCTTCCTCAAA GTTCATCCGAACATCAAAGACTCAGAGCGTTACCGCCTTTGCAAAACCATAGACTGTCAGAAGCTATCTCAAGAAGCTTGTAGCCATGCTGCACAAAATGAAAGGCTACCAGTGCAGATGGCAGTACAAGTGCTATACTTTGAGCAAATCAGGTTGAGGAATGCGATGAATGGCAGCCACAATCAGTTCTTTTTCGGGTCGACCAATGGTAGCCAATTTCCACTACGATCGAGTAGTGGTGCTGGAAGTGGAGCCATCTCCCCACGGGACAATTATGCATCAGTTAGAAGAGAGAACCGTGAGCTGAAACTCGAAGTTGCTCGAATGAGAATGAGGCTAACTGACCTGGAAAAGGACCATGTTTCTATGAAGCAGGAACTTGTAAAGTCCCATCCTGCAAACAAGCTATTCAAATCATTCACCAAGAAGTTGAGTAAACTCAATGTTCTTTTCAGGATAAACAGCATCAAACCTATAGGGACGAAGGGCAGTTCCGAAAGCCGGTTCCCGTTTCAAAAGAGAAGGCGGCATTCGGTTTCATGA
- the LOC120069105 gene encoding BTB/POZ domain-containing protein At1g03010 isoform X2 → MTSCDFPLTPSPFLLNSHHTRMGVVTVAELKPSISGKRSFRPSSSIRHATEWPISDVSSDLAIEVGGSSFALHKFPLVSRSGKIRKLLLEAKDSKTSRVNLSTIPGGSEAFELTAKFCYGINVEITLSNVAMLRCASHYLEMTEEFADRNLETRTEAYLKEMVFPNISNSISVLHRCESLLSFSEEINLVNRLINAIASNACKEQLTSGLLKLDHNYPSKTALNIEPETPSDWWGKSLTMLNLDFFQRVLSAVKSKGLKQDMISKILINYAHNSLQGLVIRDHHLVKGSSLNLEMQKKQRVIVETIVSLLPTQSRKSPVPMAFLSSLLKTAITASASTSCRSDLERRMGLQLDQAILEDVLIPSITHGINHSTMYDTESVVRIFSIFLNLDEEDDEDNHLRDESEMMCDFDSPGSPKQSAILKVSKLLDNYLAEVALDTNLMPSKFIALAELLPDHARAVSDGLYRAVDIFLKVHPNIKDSERYRLCKTIDCQKLSQEACSHAAQNERLPVQMAVQVLYFEQIRLRNAMNGSHNQFFFGSTNGSQFPLRSSSGAGSGAISPRDNYASVRRENRELKLEVARMRMRLTDLEKDHVSMKQELVKSHPANKLFKSFTKKLSKLNVLFRINSIKPIGTKGSSESRFPFQKRRRHSVS, encoded by the exons ATGACTTCATGTGACTTTCCCCTCACTCCATCCCCTTTTCTTCTCAATTCTCATCACACAAG aATGGGGGTCGTTACTGTTGCGGAGTTGAAGCCGAGCATTTCTGGGAAGAGATCGTTTCGTCCCAGTTCCAGCATTAGGCATGCGACTGAGTG GCCAATCTCTGATGTCTCCAGTGATCTTGCTATCGAAGTTGGAGGCTCTAGCTTTGCACTTCACAAG TTTCCCTTAGTTTCTCGGAGCGGAAAGATTCGAAAATTATTGTTGGAAGCGAAAGATTCAAAAACTTCAAGGGTTAACCTCTCCACTATTCCTGGTGGGTCTGAGGCATTTGAGCTGACCGCAAAGTTCTGTTATGGCATAAATGTTGAGATTACATTATCAAATGTCGCTATGCTGCGTTGTGCTTCTCATTACTTGGAGATGACTGAAGAGTTTGCAGACAGAAACTTGGAAACCAGAACTGAAGCATACCTAAAGGAGATGGTATTTCCAAATATATCGAACTCTATATCTGTCCTTCACCGCTGTGAAAGTTTATTGTCTTTCTCAGAAGAGATCAATCTGGTAAATAGACTTATCAATGCAATTGCTAGCAATGCATGCAAAGAGCAGCTGACTTCCGGCTTACTTAAGTTAGATCATAACTATCCCTCCAAAACTGCTCTTAACATCGAGCCAGAAACGCCATCAGATTGGTGGGGGAAGTCACTGACGATGCTCAATCTCGATTTCTTCCAAAGGGTTCTATCGGCGGTGAAGTCGAAAGGTTTAAAACAGGATATGATCAGCAAGATTTTAATCAACTATGCTCATAATTCTCTTCAAGGCCTTGTTATAAGAGACCATCATTTGGTGAAGGGAAGTTCTTTAAATTTGGAAATGCAAAAGAAACAGAGGGTGATCGTGGAGACAATCGTTAGCTTGTTACCGACCCAGTCCCGGAAGAGCCCAGTTCCAATGGCATTTCTTTCAAGTTTGTTGAAAACAGCAATCACTGCTTCGGCTTCAACTTCTTGTCGATCGGACTTGGAGAGACGGATGGGCTTGCAATTGGACCAAGCTATTCTTGAGGATGTTTTAATTCCTTCAATCACACATGGGATCAACCATAGCACCATGTATGATACAGAATCAGTGGTGAGGATCTTCTCCATCTTTCTAAACTTGGATGAGGAGGATGATGAAGATAATCACTTGAGAGATGAAAGTGAAATGATGTGTGATTTCGACAGTCCTGGTTCGCCTAAACAAAGCGCGATTCTGAAGGTTTCTaagttattggataattatttagCGGAAGTTGCACTCGACACAAATTTGATGCCCTCAAAGTTCATAGCATTAGCTGAATTACTGCCTGATCATGCTCGGGCAGTAAGTGACGGCTTGTACAGAGCTGTAGATATCTTCCTCAAA GTTCATCCGAACATCAAAGACTCAGAGCGTTACCGCCTTTGCAAAACCATAGACTGTCAGAAGCTATCTCAAGAAGCTTGTAGCCATGCTGCACAAAATGAAAGGCTACCAGTGCAGATGGCAGTACAAGTGCTATACTTTGAGCAAATCAGGTTGAGGAATGCGATGAATGGCAGCCACAATCAGTTCTTTTTCGGGTCGACCAATGGTAGCCAATTTCCACTACGATCGAGTAGTGGTGCTGGAAGTGGAGCCATCTCCCCACGGGACAATTATGCATCAGTTAGAAGAGAGAACCGTGAGCTGAAACTCGAAGTTGCTCGAATGAGAATGAGGCTAACTGACCTGGAAAAGGACCATGTTTCTATGAAGCAGGAACTTGTAAAGTCCCATCCTGCAAACAAGCTATTCAAATCATTCACCAAGAAGTTGAGTAAACTCAATGTTCTTTTCAGGATAAACAGCATCAAACCTATAGGGACGAAGGGCAGTTCCGAAAGCCGGTTCCCGTTTCAAAAGAGAAGGCGGCATTCGGTTTCATGA
- the LOC120069118 gene encoding uncharacterized protein LOC120069118: MPISFSRLGNSIPFSGLFRQLEQEMETVIRVLQPGPLGIIEHKFSAEEMRQAQSTVREAVNNWRRNTSIEKQSKYFK; encoded by the exons ATGCCAATTTCATTTTCTCGACTGGGAAATTCCATCCCCTTCTCCGGCCTGTTCAG GCAACTGGAGCAAGAGATGGAAACTGTCATAAGGGTTTTGCAGCCTGGACCTCTGGGAATTATTGAACACAAGTTTTCTGCTGAGGAGATGCGCCAGGCACAATCTACTGTTCGGGAAGCAGTTAATAATTGGCGAAGGAATACAAGCATTGAAAAACAAAGCAAGTATTTCAAGTAA
- the LOC120069137 gene encoding uncharacterized mitochondrial protein AtMg00860-like → MAEWPLPRYIKEFRGFLGLTRYYRRFVANYGSIAGPLTRLTKNHGFDWTEEATRAFEALKKAMTTLPILTLPDFNLPFDIETDASGMGLKAVLSQNGSPSCISVRYLQH, encoded by the coding sequence ATGGCGGAGTGGCCCCTACCAAGATACATCAAGGAATTTAGGGGTTTTCTAGGCCTCACGCGGTATTACCGCAGGTTCGTGGCTAATTATGGGTCAATAGCAGGCCCATTAACAAGATTGACAAAAAATCATGGATTTGACTGGACGGAAGAAGCTACAAGGGCTTTCGAGGCCTTAAAGAAGGCCATGACGACGCTTCCGATTTTAACTCTACCAGACTTTAATCTTCCCTTTGATATTGAAACGGATGCCTCTGGGATGGGGCTCAAAGCGGTGTTGTCACAGAATGGCAGCCCATCGTGTATTTCAGTCAGATACTTACAGCATTAG
- the LOC120069105 gene encoding BTB/POZ domain-containing protein At1g03010 isoform X3 — protein MQKESFLFNFIWLMIILKGPCQQLQVTSMPISDVSSDLAIEVGGSSFALHKFPLVSRSGKIRKLLLEAKDSKTSRVNLSTIPGGSEAFELTAKFCYGINVEITLSNVAMLRCASHYLEMTEEFADRNLETRTEAYLKEMVFPNISNSISVLHRCESLLSFSEEINLVNRLINAIASNACKEQLTSGLLKLDHNYPSKTALNIEPETPSDWWGKSLTMLNLDFFQRVLSAVKSKGLKQDMISKILINYAHNSLQGLVIRDHHLVKGSSLNLEMQKKQRVIVETIVSLLPTQSRKSPVPMAFLSSLLKTAITASASTSCRSDLERRMGLQLDQAILEDVLIPSITHGINHSTMYDTESVVRIFSIFLNLDEEDDEDNHLRDESEMMCDFDSPGSPKQSAILKVSKLLDNYLAEVALDTNLMPSKFIALAELLPDHARAVSDGLYRAVDIFLKVHPNIKDSERYRLCKTIDCQKLSQEACSHAAQNERLPVQMAVQVLYFEQIRLRNAMNGSHNQFFFGSTNGSQFPLRSSSGAGSGAISPRDNYASVRRENRELKLEVARMRMRLTDLEKDHVSMKQELVKSHPANKLFKSFTKKLSKLNVLFRINSIKPIGTKGSSESRFPFQKRRRHSVS, from the exons ATGCAAAAGgaaagttttctttttaattttatttggcTGATGATAATCTTGAAAGGTCCCTGCCAACAATTACAAGTAACAAGCAT GCCAATCTCTGATGTCTCCAGTGATCTTGCTATCGAAGTTGGAGGCTCTAGCTTTGCACTTCACAAG TTTCCCTTAGTTTCTCGGAGCGGAAAGATTCGAAAATTATTGTTGGAAGCGAAAGATTCAAAAACTTCAAGGGTTAACCTCTCCACTATTCCTGGTGGGTCTGAGGCATTTGAGCTGACCGCAAAGTTCTGTTATGGCATAAATGTTGAGATTACATTATCAAATGTCGCTATGCTGCGTTGTGCTTCTCATTACTTGGAGATGACTGAAGAGTTTGCAGACAGAAACTTGGAAACCAGAACTGAAGCATACCTAAAGGAGATGGTATTTCCAAATATATCGAACTCTATATCTGTCCTTCACCGCTGTGAAAGTTTATTGTCTTTCTCAGAAGAGATCAATCTGGTAAATAGACTTATCAATGCAATTGCTAGCAATGCATGCAAAGAGCAGCTGACTTCCGGCTTACTTAAGTTAGATCATAACTATCCCTCCAAAACTGCTCTTAACATCGAGCCAGAAACGCCATCAGATTGGTGGGGGAAGTCACTGACGATGCTCAATCTCGATTTCTTCCAAAGGGTTCTATCGGCGGTGAAGTCGAAAGGTTTAAAACAGGATATGATCAGCAAGATTTTAATCAACTATGCTCATAATTCTCTTCAAGGCCTTGTTATAAGAGACCATCATTTGGTGAAGGGAAGTTCTTTAAATTTGGAAATGCAAAAGAAACAGAGGGTGATCGTGGAGACAATCGTTAGCTTGTTACCGACCCAGTCCCGGAAGAGCCCAGTTCCAATGGCATTTCTTTCAAGTTTGTTGAAAACAGCAATCACTGCTTCGGCTTCAACTTCTTGTCGATCGGACTTGGAGAGACGGATGGGCTTGCAATTGGACCAAGCTATTCTTGAGGATGTTTTAATTCCTTCAATCACACATGGGATCAACCATAGCACCATGTATGATACAGAATCAGTGGTGAGGATCTTCTCCATCTTTCTAAACTTGGATGAGGAGGATGATGAAGATAATCACTTGAGAGATGAAAGTGAAATGATGTGTGATTTCGACAGTCCTGGTTCGCCTAAACAAAGCGCGATTCTGAAGGTTTCTaagttattggataattatttagCGGAAGTTGCACTCGACACAAATTTGATGCCCTCAAAGTTCATAGCATTAGCTGAATTACTGCCTGATCATGCTCGGGCAGTAAGTGACGGCTTGTACAGAGCTGTAGATATCTTCCTCAAA GTTCATCCGAACATCAAAGACTCAGAGCGTTACCGCCTTTGCAAAACCATAGACTGTCAGAAGCTATCTCAAGAAGCTTGTAGCCATGCTGCACAAAATGAAAGGCTACCAGTGCAGATGGCAGTACAAGTGCTATACTTTGAGCAAATCAGGTTGAGGAATGCGATGAATGGCAGCCACAATCAGTTCTTTTTCGGGTCGACCAATGGTAGCCAATTTCCACTACGATCGAGTAGTGGTGCTGGAAGTGGAGCCATCTCCCCACGGGACAATTATGCATCAGTTAGAAGAGAGAACCGTGAGCTGAAACTCGAAGTTGCTCGAATGAGAATGAGGCTAACTGACCTGGAAAAGGACCATGTTTCTATGAAGCAGGAACTTGTAAAGTCCCATCCTGCAAACAAGCTATTCAAATCATTCACCAAGAAGTTGAGTAAACTCAATGTTCTTTTCAGGATAAACAGCATCAAACCTATAGGGACGAAGGGCAGTTCCGAAAGCCGGTTCCCGTTTCAAAAGAGAAGGCGGCATTCGGTTTCATGA
- the LOC120069131 gene encoding monothiol glutaredoxin-S1 yields MGALNSLTEQRKNQDFLLNKKTTFPKAMDMNAVKGLVAEKPVVIFSRSQCSMSYTVKTLISSFGANPTVYELDEIPNGRHIETLLIQLGCQPCVPAIFIGQKLIGGARELMSLQVRNELMPLLMSARAIWV; encoded by the coding sequence ATGGGAGCTTTAAACTCATTAACAGAACAAAGAAAAAACCAAGATTTTCTTCTAAACAAAAAGACCACATTCCCAAAAGCCATGGATATGAATGCAGTGAAAGGGTTGGTAGCTGAGAAGCCAGTAGTGATCTTCAGCAGGAGCCAATGCTCAATGAGCTATACAGTAAAGACACTTATATCAAGCTTCGGGGCCAATCCTACTGTGTATGAGCTTGATGAGATACCCAATGGGCGTCATATTGAGACACTCCTGATTCAACTCGGATGCCAGCCATGTGTGCCTGCTATTTTCATTGGGCAGAAGTTAATTGGTGGTGCCAGAGAGCTCATGAGCCTGCAGGTCAGGAATGAGCTTATGCCATTGCTCATGAGTGCCAGAGCTATATGGGTTTGA